Proteins from a genomic interval of Rosa chinensis cultivar Old Blush chromosome 2, RchiOBHm-V2, whole genome shotgun sequence:
- the LOC112184367 gene encoding auxin-responsive protein SAUR63, with protein sequence MNTSTADKGTFVIYTLDKRRFVLPLSYLSNYIFQELFKMSEEEFGISSSDPIVIPCDSRLMDYIVSLVKLGMSVELEKALLNSVIRSSCSISTFDRRGQTSQHLLLCGY encoded by the coding sequence ATGAATACTAGTACTGCAGATAAAGGCACCTTCGTTATCTACACCCTTGACAAGAGGCGCTTTGTGCTTCCCTTGTCCTATCTTTCTAACTACATTTTCCAAGAGCTATTCAAGATGTCTGAAGAAGAATTTGGAATATCGAGTAGTGATCCTATTGTTATCCCATGCGATTCACGCCTCATGGACTACATAGTCTCACTAGTGAAGCTTGGAATGAGTGTAGAGTTGGAGAAAGCTTTACTCAACTCTGTCATTAGAAGTAGTTGCTCCATATCTACTTTTGATCGTCGAGGACAGACAAGCCAACATTTACTCCTCTGTGGTTACTGA
- the LOC112184368 gene encoding uncharacterized protein LOC112184368 produces MEKGWMHADRRSLRFQIGFEDFLKFASANAADKSNICCTCLKCCNTNGFSIGVIKDHVFFNGIVTSYKNWKWHGEPSVKDTDRAGESEIVDMNCNQDMGESEDEEISSDSNEFLRFVEDGDEPLYPGCTKTTKLNCLIQTFNLKAKHGMSDACYSDMLVMIGILLPEGNEVPGSLYEAKKTLATLGMEYERIHACPNDCMLYRGQHSKATSCLICGESRWKLGRDKVEKEGVRGKVLWYFPPIPRFKRMFQSTKTAKDLTWHVENRKKDGMMRHPSDSPTWKLIDTKWPEFGREARNLRLALSSDGFNPHSSLSSRYSCWPVILITYNLPPWLCMKRKHMMLTLLISGPKQPGNDIDVYLQPLIDDLKQLRQGVEGVYDAVREESFTLKAVLLWTINDFTAYGNLSGSIIKGYNACPICVDETRPYRLKHSKKMAFMRHRRFLPRHHPYRKQAAAFDNTIEEDVSLSPLSGDQVLSRVELRHILDVMHIEKNCCDAIIGTLLNIPGKTKDGAASRLDMVDMGIRTDLKPTPGPKKAKLPLGSWNLRVEEKKIMCNSFFGMTVPVRFSSNVRNLVSMEDLRLVGLKSHDCHTVIQFLLPIAIRSVLEKPVRYAIIRFCLFFKAICSKVIDVSRLKQMQADLVDTVCLLEKFFPPSFFDVMIHLTVHLVREVEWCGPGYIAENYIVEEAIEFCSDRILEEDATTVGIPSTSQPEHYKQCKPLSGATMVAVYGKELMLAHLCVLRNTEDAQPYFMEHMQLLELTFPRFKKNHKWMREKQNKTFGDWLKERVANQMRFLDNDVSETIRWMAGGPKNEVPSFASYHVNGVDFNTKDRDSIRTV; encoded by the exons ATGGAAAAAGgatggatgcatgctgataggagATCGCTGAGGTTTCAAATAGGGTTTGAGGATTTTCTTAAGTTTGCTTCAGCGAACGCTGCTgacaaatcaaatatctgctgtactTGTTTAAAGTGTTGTAACACTAATGGATTTTCCATTGGAGTTATTAAGGACCATGTATTTTTTAATGGCATTGTGACTAGTTATAAGAATTGGAAATGGCATGGAGAACCTTCTGTCAAGGATACCGATAGAGCAGGTGAATCTGAAATAGTAGATATGAATTGTAACCAAGATATGGGGGAAAGTGAAGATGAGGAGATATCTAGTGACTCGAATGAGTTTCTAAGGTTTGTGGAAGATGGAGATGAACCTTTGTACCCCGGTTGTACAAAGACAACAAAGCTGAACTGTCTTATTCAAACGTTCAACTTGAAAGCAAAACACGGAATGAGTGATGCTTGTTATTCCGACATGCTAGTCATGATTGGCATATTGCTTCCCGAAGGGAATGAGGTACCCGGTTCTCTATATGAGGCTAAAAAAACACTTGCAACATTAGGGATGGAGTATGAAAGGATTCATGCTTGTCCAAATGACTGCATGTTGTATAGAGGTCAGCATTCTAAAGCTACAAGCTGTCTGATCTGTGGTGAATCACGATGGAAACTGGGAAGGGATAAAGTTGAGAAGGAAGGGGTGCGTGGGAAGGTATTATGGTACTTCCCACCAATCCCAAGATTCAAAAGGATGTTCCAATCAACGAAGACAGCAAAGGACTTGACTTGGCATGTTGAGAATAGGAAAAAAGATGGCATGATGCGGCATCCATCAGATTCACCGACCTGGAAATTGATCGACACAAAGTGGCCAGAATTTGGTAGAGAAGCTAGGAACCTTCGTTTAGCCCTTTCCTCAGATGGGTTTAATCCCCATAGTTCTTTAAGTAGTCGGTACTCTTGCTGGCCGGTTATCCTCATTACGTATAACCTTCCTCCATGGTTATGCATGAAGAGGAAGCACATGATGTTAACATTGTTAATATCTGGACCGAAACAGCCTGGAAATGATATTGACGTGTATTTACAGCCATTAATAGATGATTTGAAACAACTGCGGCAGGGAGTTGAAGGTGTGTACGATGCTGTAAGAGAAGAGTCATTTACACTCAAGGCAGTCCTACTTTGGACTATTAATGATTTTACTGCATATGGGAACCTCTCTGGCAGTATTATCAAAGGATATAATGCTTGTCCTATTTGTGTCGACGAAACCCGACCATATAGGTTGAAACATAGTAAGAAAATGGCATTTATGAGGCATCGCCGTTTTTTGCCGAGACATCATCCATATCGCAAGCAAGCTGCTGCCTTCGACAATACCATAGAGGAAGATGTTTCCCTTTCACCATTAAGTGGAGACCAAGTGTTGTCAAGAGTTGAAT TACGACATATTCTTGATGTGATGCACATTGAGAAGAATTGCTGCGATGCTATAATTGGTACCCTCTTGAACATTCCTGGGAAGACAAAGGATGGAGCTGCTTCTCGTTTGGACATGGTTGATATGGGCATCAGAACTGATTTGAAGCCTACACCTGGTCCAAAAAAGGCCAAGTTACCTTTAGGTAGTTGGAATTTGCGggtagaagagaagaaaataatgtGCAATTCATTTTTTGGTATGACGGTTCCTGTGCGTTTCTCTTCAAATGTGAGGAATCTGGTCTCGATGGAAGATTTAAGACTGGTTGGTCTTAAATCACATGATTGTCATACGGTGATTCAGTTTCTTCTCCCAATTGCAATAAGATCAGTTTTAGAGAAGCCGGTTAGGTATGCAATTATTCGGTTTTGTCTATTCTTTAAGGCAATTTGTAGTAAAGTCATAGATGTTTCAAGACTTAAACAAATGCAAGCAGATTTGGTTGATACAGTTTGTTTGCTGGAAAAGTTCTTCCCACCTTCCTTTTTTGACGTAATGATTCATTTAACAGTTCATCTTGTTAGAGAAGTTGAGTGGTGTGGTCCG GGGTATATTGCTGAGAATTATATTGTTGAAGAAGCTATAGAGTTTTGTTCAGATCGTATCCTTGAAGAAGATGCTACCACTGTGGGAATTCCCTCTACAAGCCAACCTGAACACTACAAACAGTGCAAACCATTATCAGGCGCAACCATGGTAGCAGTTTATGGAAAGGAGTTGATGCTAGCACACCTTTGTGTATTACGAAATACTGAAGATGCTCAGCCATACTTCAT GGAGCATATGCAATTGTTGGAGTTAACATTCCCTAGATTCAAGAAGAACCATAAGTGGATGAGAGAAAAACAGAACAAGACATTTGGGGACTGGTTAAAGGAGAGG GTTGCAAATCAAATGAGGTTTCTAGACAATGATGTTTCGGAAACAATAAGGTGGATGGCTGGTGGCCCAAAAAATGAAGTGCCAAGTTTTGCTTCATACCATGTCAATGGAGTTGACTTCAACACCAAAGACCGGGACAGTATTCGAACAGTTTAG
- the LOC112186344 gene encoding uncharacterized protein LOC112186344, translated as MRDVFDDNEDLENLPPNLPTTLKDLCTWGNNFLRDGVTIHTTFAADLFDRSKKVCLFRSDLYTMANKLEVSNYVLVFYMSYLHEVLKKCKMVDMVAFVDPDQTGTLGCGNLTEMARSLSDRYRQGRFGQIFVVPHNSGAHWMLTVVNPNEEVVHFMDPLKRRLDTGEWKSIVNNSIKIYNAHKNRKGRKVIQWKNLAGIPEQKNDKTCAYFIMRYMKEIVEDKNLDFSVKWGTRSNLVYTDKDIDEIRAEWAKHVLKFPEN; from the exons ATGAGAGATGTATTTGATGACAATGAAGACCTTGAAAACTTGCCACCGAATCTGCCAACGACATTAAAGGATTTGTGCACGTGGGGGAACAATTTCCTTAGAGATGGGGTCACCATCCACACAACATTTGCTGCAGACCTTTTCGACCGTTCAAAGAAAGTCTGTCTGTTTAGAAGTGATCTCTATACCATGGCCAACAAGCTAGAAGTATCAAATTATGTACTTGTGTTTTACATGAG CTACCTTCATGAAGTCTTGAAGAAGTGTAAGATGGTGGATATGGTTGCCTTTGTCGATCCTGATCAGACTGGTACACTTGGGTGCGGAAATCTCACTGAAATGGCTCGATCTTTGTCAGATCGCTATAGGCAAGGGAGGTTTGGGCAAATCTTTGTGGTTCCACATAACTCAGG TGCTCATTGGATGTTGACGGTTGTGAACCCAAATGAAGAAGTCGTGCACTTCATGGATCCACTTAAAAGGCGACTCGATACTGGGGAATGGAAATCTATTGTCAACAA ctccattaaaatctataatGCTCACAAGAATCGGAAAGGAAGGAAAGTAATTCAATGGAAGAATCTTGCT GGTATTCCGGAGCAAAAAAATGACAAGACTTGTGCATATTTCATTATGCGTTACATGAAAGAAATTGTGGAGGACAAGAACTTGGATTTTAGTGTTAAG TGGGGAACGAGGTCAAATTTGGTTTACACAGACAAGGATATTGATGAGATCCGAGCGGAATGGGCTAAGCATGTTTTGAAGTTCCCAGAAAATTAA